One region of Rhodophyticola sp. CCM32 genomic DNA includes:
- a CDS encoding ribonuclease activity regulator RraA has translation MKIPTISRPSKDLVEGLAKVGAATLSGSLFHMGVRNSHIRGPVAMNTGRTMAGPLLTLQYLPKREDLHTRGEYDDVEDQLHRHVLYQVEEGDVVIVDARGNMNSGIFGDMMLTYLEGRGGAGIVVDGCIRDSRNARKRDLGIWVRGSTPNFDTQTELVAAAVNVPIGCGGVYVVPGDIVVADDDGAVLVPIAMAEAALDHASAHDEWEEFSRLRLSQGGDLRKYYPLSEGAQPEYQAWRAEKDTSVR, from the coding sequence ATGAAAATCCCCACAATCTCCCGCCCCTCCAAAGATCTGGTCGAGGGTCTTGCCAAGGTCGGTGCTGCCACCCTGTCCGGGTCGTTGTTCCACATGGGTGTGCGCAACAGCCATATCCGTGGGCCCGTGGCGATGAATACCGGTCGCACGATGGCAGGCCCATTGCTGACGTTGCAGTACCTGCCCAAGCGCGAGGATCTGCACACACGCGGCGAGTACGACGATGTCGAGGATCAATTGCACCGTCATGTCCTGTATCAGGTCGAAGAAGGCGATGTTGTTATCGTGGATGCACGCGGAAACATGAATTCGGGCATCTTCGGTGACATGATGCTGACCTATCTGGAGGGCCGCGGCGGTGCGGGCATCGTTGTGGATGGTTGCATTCGGGACAGCCGCAATGCGCGCAAGCGTGACCTGGGCATCTGGGTGCGCGGGTCCACGCCCAATTTCGACACACAGACCGAATTGGTCGCAGCCGCCGTCAACGTGCCCATTGGATGTGGCGGCGTGTACGTGGTCCCCGGTGACATCGTGGTTGCCGATGACGATGGCGCAGTCTTGGTGCCGATCGCGATGGCCGAGGCGGCACTGGACCACGCCAGCGCCCATGATGAGTGGGAAGAGTTTTCGCGCCTGCGCCTGTCGCAAGGCGGTGATCTTCGCAAGTATTATCCGTTGTCAGAGGGTGCTCAGCCAGAATACCAGGCATGGCGCGCAGAAAAAGATACGTCTGTGAGGTGA
- a CDS encoding LacI family DNA-binding transcriptional regulator yields the protein MNKSVTLKSIAAHLNVSVSTVAKSLKNGEGIGAETVALVRATADELGYVRNLDGVKLRTGNSFVLMAHLGMPSSDDVGDAGAIGLLQGIHRRLQHTDYSVRAAPVFYGDKAIDQLKRVVSGRAADGFILDQIKCDDERVDFLLDSNIPFVTFGRDNRCSEHPYFDLDNERAAYDTTCAMIDAGCRRISLLEGDPTFQYVVQRRAGYRKALSDHGIDFNADLVVQIDLDAPSAYAATQALIKDHGADAVNCLNQPTLLGAHNATQAHGQTGNRSVRLASVTSSNIGQYLGIDLHASHYPRVDAGWCLADALLANLDGKPTHLTQRTEPMTLMTYKRGQVV from the coding sequence ATGAATAAATCAGTTACACTAAAGTCGATAGCTGCCCACTTGAATGTCTCCGTCTCGACCGTTGCCAAGTCTCTTAAGAATGGTGAGGGAATAGGGGCGGAAACCGTCGCATTGGTGCGCGCAACAGCGGATGAGCTGGGGTATGTGCGCAATCTTGACGGGGTTAAGCTGCGCACCGGAAACTCTTTTGTTCTGATGGCGCATTTGGGGATGCCCAGCAGCGATGACGTCGGCGATGCGGGTGCAATTGGTTTGTTGCAGGGCATCCATAGGCGTCTTCAACACACGGATTATTCAGTGCGCGCGGCGCCTGTTTTCTATGGTGATAAGGCGATAGATCAACTCAAGCGGGTCGTGTCTGGTCGTGCAGCAGACGGGTTTATTCTTGATCAGATCAAATGTGACGATGAGCGTGTCGATTTCCTGCTCGATAGCAATATCCCTTTCGTGACCTTTGGGCGGGACAACCGCTGTAGCGAGCATCCGTATTTCGACCTCGACAATGAACGGGCGGCCTATGACACAACATGCGCCATGATCGATGCTGGCTGCCGACGTATCAGTTTGCTGGAAGGGGACCCGACCTTTCAATACGTCGTTCAACGGCGTGCCGGATATCGCAAGGCGTTGTCCGATCACGGGATTGATTTCAATGCTGATTTGGTCGTGCAGATTGATCTGGATGCGCCAAGCGCCTATGCGGCGACGCAGGCGCTCATCAAGGATCACGGCGCAGACGCCGTCAATTGTTTGAACCAACCGACGCTGCTGGGTGCACACAATGCGACGCAGGCCCACGGTCAAACTGGAAACAGAAGTGTCCGTCTTGCAAGTGTAACAAGTTCGAATATTGGCCAATATCTGGGCATAGACCTACATGCCAGTCACTATCCGCGCGTCGATGCCGGCTGGTGTCTTGCGGACGCCTTATTGGCCAATCTTGATGGCAAACCGACCCACTTGACCCAGAGAACAGAACCGATGACGCTCATGACCTATAAGCGTGGTCAGGTTGTGTGA
- a CDS encoding glycoside hydrolase family 2 protein: MLDAFEANGLKENIIVLFLSLSDHGENLGSHGLTLAVQNTHGGGRTLETQSVVLPYLQATEIARIGADTLGADEFLHLQWPDIEKEYVGENTCFSKHDKACDLPSAMIKQNWVKQGDAVALELSTDVPVSIVSADLDGDLVFSDSGFLLLPDAPKTLLNDGQPSTDQPAYIQCLNNTRHE; this comes from the coding sequence ATGTTGGATGCGTTTGAGGCGAACGGGCTGAAGGAGAATATTATCGTGCTCTTCCTCTCGCTCTCGGATCATGGGGAAAATCTCGGCAGCCATGGCCTTACGCTTGCCGTGCAAAATACCCATGGCGGTGGCCGTACGCTTGAGACCCAGTCGGTTGTTTTGCCCTATCTACAGGCCACCGAAATCGCACGGATTGGCGCTGATACACTCGGTGCAGATGAGTTTCTGCATCTGCAATGGCCGGATATTGAGAAAGAATATGTCGGTGAAAACACCTGTTTCTCAAAGCATGACAAGGCTTGTGATTTGCCCTCGGCAATGATCAAACAGAATTGGGTAAAGCAAGGTGATGCGGTTGCCCTTGAGCTTTCGACAGACGTGCCGGTATCTATTGTTTCCGCTGATCTCGATGGCGACCTGGTTTTCTCAGATAGTGGATTTCTTTTGCTTCCTGATGCGCCTAAGACTCTCTTGAACGACGGGCAGCCCAGTACGGATCAGCCCGCATATATCCAGTGTCTGAATAACACGCGCCATGAATAA
- a CDS encoding ABC transporter ATP-binding protein, with protein sequence MTGGVSIKNLNKSFGAITVLHDIELEVEPGEFVVLLGESGCGKSTLLRLVSGLEEDHEGEVWIADRDVTYSDPKDRSIAMVFQSYALYPHMSVFDNIAFGMKVRKTPKAEIAERVTRAAEVLKLDHLLDRKPGQLSGGQRQRVAIGRAMVRDPEVFLFDEPLSNLDAKLRGEMRAEIKRIHQTLQATILYVTHDQIEAMTLADKIVLLNEGRIEQLGSPISLYSDPDTLFAARFIGTPEINTLPVKLSVKDDAVSTVVNGVEFQLPRNRIRGRVRDGMPAMLAIRPEFLDLNRDGAVTTEHKVIMCEPTGSETYVALQQDESQIRLKIPGLATVPVGSMQRVAWDPNEVLLFDPGSGYRL encoded by the coding sequence ATGACCGGTGGTGTCAGCATCAAAAACCTGAACAAATCCTTTGGCGCGATCACTGTGCTGCATGATATCGAACTTGAGGTGGAGCCAGGCGAATTCGTGGTTCTCTTGGGCGAATCCGGCTGTGGGAAATCTACATTGCTGCGGCTTGTGTCCGGCCTTGAAGAAGATCACGAGGGTGAGGTCTGGATCGCTGACCGCGACGTGACCTATAGCGACCCCAAGGACCGCAGCATCGCCATGGTGTTCCAGTCCTATGCGCTGTACCCGCATATGAGTGTTTTCGATAACATTGCCTTTGGCATGAAAGTCCGCAAAACGCCCAAGGCCGAGATTGCGGAGCGCGTGACCCGGGCCGCCGAAGTCCTGAAACTGGATCATCTTCTCGACCGCAAACCGGGCCAGCTTTCGGGCGGTCAGCGCCAGCGTGTCGCGATCGGGCGCGCGATGGTGCGCGATCCGGAAGTGTTTCTGTTTGACGAACCCCTGTCCAATCTGGACGCCAAGCTGCGCGGCGAGATGCGGGCCGAAATCAAGCGCATCCACCAGACATTGCAGGCCACGATCCTCTATGTGACCCATGACCAGATCGAGGCCATGACCCTGGCTGACAAGATCGTCTTGCTGAACGAAGGCCGGATCGAGCAGCTTGGAAGTCCGATCTCGCTTTATTCCGATCCTGACACGCTGTTTGCGGCGCGGTTTATCGGAACGCCGGAAATCAATACGCTTCCGGTCAAGCTATCGGTCAAGGACGACGCGGTCTCAACGGTTGTGAACGGTGTCGAGTTCCAGCTTCCCCGCAACCGCATTCGCGGGCGCGTGCGCGATGGTATGCCCGCCATGCTGGCGATACGTCCCGAGTTTCTGGACCTCAACCGCGACGGGGCGGTCACAACCGAACACAAGGTGATCATGTGCGAGCCCACCGGGTCGGAAACCTATGTCGCGCTCCAGCAGGATGAAAGCCAGATACGCCTGAAAATCCCCGGACTGGCAACTGTTCCCGTCGGCAGTATGCAACGGGTCGCCTGGGATCCCAATGAGGTTCTGCTGTTCGATCCAGGGTCGGGATACCGTCTTTGA
- a CDS encoding DUF624 domain-containing protein produces MVQNAIIKSCNVIWRYCAVNLMVLALTLAGGVVLGLAPAIAASYWAMARPEMPLGQIAKGMFAEWRCEFLRTNALMVPMVILAVGLSQLPQAAFVPVPVAVIALVLVTEWTIAALYSVSFSRATLRETATNAMLIIGGRPVRLLIATLAAPVLVLLATWQSLLVPYGLFSIHAAIVVGLLGSMRDPSSRPLALPTRTLEAQS; encoded by the coding sequence ATGGTACAGAATGCAATCATCAAATCCTGCAATGTGATCTGGCGCTACTGTGCGGTGAACCTGATGGTGCTCGCCCTGACGCTGGCGGGGGGCGTCGTTCTTGGGCTCGCGCCGGCGATTGCGGCGAGCTATTGGGCGATGGCCCGGCCAGAGATGCCGCTCGGTCAGATCGCCAAGGGCATGTTTGCCGAGTGGCGCTGTGAGTTCCTGCGCACGAATGCACTGATGGTGCCAATGGTAATCCTTGCTGTGGGGCTCTCTCAACTGCCCCAGGCCGCGTTCGTGCCGGTACCGGTCGCAGTCATTGCGCTGGTGCTGGTGACTGAGTGGACAATTGCAGCGCTTTACTCGGTGTCTTTCTCGCGGGCGACACTGCGCGAGACCGCAACGAATGCGATGCTGATCATCGGGGGCCGCCCGGTGCGCCTTCTAATCGCAACGCTTGCGGCGCCTGTGCTGGTCCTTTTGGCCACATGGCAATCGCTTTTGGTGCCGTATGGCCTTTTTTCAATTCACGCCGCGATTGTGGTCGGTTTGCTGGGGTCCATGCGTGACCCGTCTAGCCGGCCCCTCGCGCTACCTACTCGGACCCTGGAGGCTCAATCATGA
- a CDS encoding carbohydrate ABC transporter permease, whose amino-acid sequence MRKMRRLTPRKIFWNSVHYTVLTVASFLVITPLVLSFFTSLKTPIEALRGSKTDLPADWFNYANFVTYLDGRPVGLAFYNTLFVLVFSLLIAITIGTMAAYALDRFRFRGRGAILFTFILLMAVPGITTQVSTFQVMSFLGLVGSKWSLILLYSGADVVTLYIFMQFINGISREIDESARIEGAGYFTIFFKIILPLLTPAISTIVILRTIHIYNDFVLPYLYTPRVEQSTVSMLLYRSQDMMSAASEGALMAGIMMVIVPSIVVFLLLQRQIVSGVMRGAVKG is encoded by the coding sequence ATGCGTAAAATGCGTCGCCTCACCCCCCGCAAGATCTTCTGGAATTCGGTGCATTACACAGTCCTGACGGTCGCGTCGTTTCTGGTGATCACACCACTGGTCCTGTCGTTCTTCACATCGCTGAAAACCCCGATCGAGGCCTTGCGCGGATCGAAAACGGATCTTCCGGCCGATTGGTTCAATTATGCGAACTTTGTGACCTATCTGGATGGCCGCCCGGTTGGATTGGCGTTCTACAATACGCTGTTCGTGCTGGTCTTCTCGTTGCTGATTGCAATCACCATTGGCACGATGGCGGCCTATGCACTGGACCGCTTTCGCTTTCGCGGGCGTGGCGCGATCTTGTTCACATTCATTCTGTTGATGGCTGTGCCCGGGATTACGACACAGGTTTCAACATTCCAGGTCATGTCCTTCCTGGGGCTCGTCGGCTCGAAATGGTCGCTGATTTTGCTCTACTCCGGGGCGGATGTGGTCACACTCTATATCTTCATGCAGTTCATCAATGGGATCAGCAGGGAGATCGACGAAAGCGCGCGGATTGAGGGGGCAGGTTATTTTACGATCTTCTTCAAGATCATCCTGCCGCTGCTGACGCCCGCGATTTCGACAATCGTGATCCTGCGGACCATTCACATCTACAACGACTTTGTCTTGCCCTATCTGTACACTCCGCGGGTCGAGCAAAGCACGGTGTCGATGCTGTTGTACCGCTCCCAGGACATGATGTCTGCGGCGTCCGAAGGGGCGCTGATGGCGGGCATCATGATGGTGATCGTACCGTCGATTGTCGTCTTCCTGTTGCTGCAACGTCAAATCGTATCCGGTGTGATGCGTGGCGCGGTGAAGGGGTAG
- a CDS encoding carbohydrate ABC transporter permease: MVTATPETVNGDLSRSVTSREQAKRHRKFVIIGFLVIPLSLMTLFSVYPFLQLIYFSMTDWDGLSPDSNFVGLDNYHSLLVEGRGLLLPMVNSLYYFAGSLMQLALATYFAVILNRGMPGSSMYRLVLFLPFVLNSVAVSIIFRDFLQIGGGIDAVFEVLGLGAFKQQWVQDPDLVKWSLVFASVWRYMGFQLLITYGALQAVPTDQYEAARIEGASEWQQFWYITFPSIKMILGLQIILSTVGSLEVFEVPFLITGGANGTKTFIMAAIEEAFNFRRLGMASAMSMVLIMIVIVVITIQRLFMNRGKNDA; the protein is encoded by the coding sequence ATGGTCACAGCCACGCCTGAGACGGTTAATGGTGATCTATCACGGAGCGTAACCAGCCGTGAGCAAGCCAAACGACATCGCAAATTTGTCATTATCGGCTTTCTTGTCATCCCGCTTTCTTTGATGACACTGTTCAGTGTTTATCCATTTCTGCAACTGATCTACTTCTCCATGACGGATTGGGATGGTCTGTCGCCTGACAGTAACTTTGTCGGACTGGACAACTACCATAGCCTCTTGGTTGAAGGCCGTGGTCTGCTCTTGCCGATGGTTAATTCCCTGTACTATTTCGCGGGCTCGCTCATGCAGCTGGCGCTTGCGACCTACTTTGCCGTCATCCTCAATAGGGGCATGCCCGGGTCATCTATGTACCGACTGGTGCTGTTCCTGCCCTTCGTTCTGAATTCGGTCGCGGTGTCGATCATTTTCCGGGACTTTCTGCAGATCGGCGGCGGTATTGATGCGGTGTTTGAGGTCCTGGGTCTGGGTGCGTTCAAGCAGCAGTGGGTACAGGACCCCGACCTTGTGAAGTGGTCGCTCGTTTTTGCCTCTGTCTGGCGGTACATGGGGTTCCAGCTTCTGATCACCTACGGCGCGCTTCAGGCCGTGCCGACCGACCAATACGAGGCCGCCCGCATCGAGGGCGCGTCGGAGTGGCAGCAGTTCTGGTACATCACATTTCCCAGCATCAAGATGATCCTGGGCCTGCAGATCATCCTGTCGACGGTCGGATCGCTGGAGGTTTTCGAAGTGCCGTTCCTGATTACCGGCGGGGCCAACGGAACCAAGACGTTCATCATGGCCGCGATCGAAGAGGCCTTTAACTTCAGGCGGTTGGGCATGGCCTCGGCGATGTCGATGGTCCTGATCATGATTGTAATCGTGGTCATCACAATCCAGCGTCTGTTCATGAACCGGGGGAAGAACGATGCGTAA
- a CDS encoding ABC transporter substrate-binding protein encodes MHGLFKAAMTTAIIATSSTSFAQSYDPDRVQGEITFYTHFGNLVDSGDWQRWADEFAEAFPGASVDVVPVSEYRREMGVRIATGDYGDVLNVLDSLPPADYHQFYAPIVGSTLEDDYQFVDRYTVDGDIYGYVYGVVAEAIIYNRTSFERAGIEEIPTTLTEFMEVCSQLQDAGITPMSINMGAGWPMQQWEKVPLMLTGDGAFYETMLSDPAPFNADRPFGQSIALLRQLFEAGCTEPDYTADNWANSRTLTAAGESAMMFFGNWAVPQIAAAGDVIGVDAYDDLGMFPFPVDDSGVLSVMVGPDWALGVASNSDNPDTANAWIEFLFSSTDVAETAGFIPGPVSATHDIAAVNELYGYEPRLVFQETPSSEFKQAMADARFDFQYGAYIRDVILADDYDAAIADLNARWAAATGQ; translated from the coding sequence ATGCACGGTCTGTTCAAAGCAGCGATGACAACAGCGATCATTGCGACGTCATCAACTTCGTTCGCGCAAAGCTATGATCCCGATAGGGTTCAGGGTGAAATCACCTTCTACACGCATTTTGGAAACCTGGTGGATTCGGGGGATTGGCAGCGTTGGGCGGATGAGTTCGCAGAGGCATTCCCGGGCGCGTCGGTCGACGTTGTTCCCGTCAGCGAGTATCGACGTGAAATGGGCGTCCGCATTGCGACGGGTGACTATGGGGATGTTCTGAACGTTCTCGATTCGCTGCCGCCGGCTGATTACCACCAGTTCTACGCGCCGATTGTGGGGTCGACCCTTGAGGACGACTACCAGTTCGTTGACCGCTACACGGTCGATGGGGACATCTACGGATATGTATACGGCGTTGTCGCTGAGGCGATCATCTACAACAGAACGTCGTTTGAGCGTGCCGGCATCGAGGAAATTCCGACAACTCTGACGGAGTTTATGGAGGTGTGTAGCCAGCTTCAGGATGCTGGAATTACGCCGATGTCCATCAATATGGGTGCCGGTTGGCCGATGCAGCAGTGGGAAAAAGTCCCGCTCATGCTGACGGGTGATGGTGCCTTTTACGAAACGATGTTGTCGGACCCGGCGCCGTTTAACGCCGACAGGCCTTTTGGCCAGTCGATCGCTCTGCTGCGGCAGCTCTTTGAAGCTGGTTGTACTGAGCCCGACTACACTGCTGATAACTGGGCGAATTCCCGGACGCTGACGGCGGCAGGCGAGTCTGCCATGATGTTCTTCGGCAACTGGGCGGTTCCGCAGATCGCTGCTGCTGGTGATGTCATCGGCGTAGATGCGTATGATGATTTGGGCATGTTCCCGTTCCCCGTCGATGACAGCGGTGTGCTGAGCGTTATGGTCGGGCCGGATTGGGCACTTGGCGTTGCGAGCAACTCCGACAACCCTGATACGGCGAATGCCTGGATCGAATTCCTGTTCAGTTCGACTGACGTTGCCGAAACCGCCGGCTTCATTCCGGGTCCGGTTTCAGCGACGCACGACATTGCGGCCGTCAATGAGCTTTACGGGTACGAACCCCGCCTGGTGTTCCAGGAAACGCCGAGCTCTGAATTCAAGCAGGCGATGGCTGATGCACGGTTCGACTTCCAGTACGGAGCCTACATCCGTGATGTCATCCTTGCCGATGACTATGACGCCGCGATCGCCGATCTGAACGCGCGTTGGGCGGCGGCGACCGGCCAGTAA
- a CDS encoding sugar phosphate isomerase/epimerase family protein, translating to MRYGAPIERKFASADDWIQFVKSKGYTAAYAPVDTSSDMATRKEYRDSAIANDIVIAEVGAWSNPLDPNPAVAKAAFEKCCASLQLADDLGALCSVNIAGSCNGQQWDGPHPNNFDQNTFDRIVHITRDIIDTVSPKTAVFALETMPWIFPSTPEEYLRLVKAIDRKAFGIHMDPVNMIITPAIAYNTSGFLRECFDLLGPQIVSCHAKDIHLHNDLTVHLSECPPGTGVLDYTTFIDCVRNVNPEIPIMLEHLPSEQAYDDAFVFLRSQVYEATKTHTEA from the coding sequence ATGCGATACGGCGCACCGATTGAGCGAAAATTTGCTTCGGCAGATGACTGGATTCAGTTTGTGAAGAGCAAAGGATACACTGCGGCCTATGCGCCTGTAGACACGTCATCGGACATGGCTACCCGCAAGGAATATCGAGACAGCGCGATCGCCAATGACATCGTCATCGCGGAAGTCGGGGCCTGGTCGAACCCTCTTGATCCTAATCCTGCCGTCGCAAAGGCGGCATTCGAAAAGTGCTGCGCGTCGCTTCAACTTGCCGACGATCTGGGCGCGCTGTGCAGCGTCAATATCGCCGGCTCGTGCAATGGTCAGCAATGGGACGGCCCCCACCCCAATAACTTTGATCAGAACACATTCGACAGGATCGTGCACATTACCAGAGACATCATCGATACTGTTTCGCCCAAGACGGCAGTCTTCGCCCTTGAGACGATGCCCTGGATTTTCCCATCCACACCCGAAGAATATCTGCGATTGGTGAAGGCAATCGACCGCAAGGCCTTTGGTATACATATGGATCCCGTCAACATGATCATCACACCGGCGATTGCCTATAACACCTCCGGATTTCTGCGAGAGTGCTTCGATCTTCTGGGGCCACAAATCGTAAGCTGCCACGCCAAGGACATCCACCTTCACAACGACCTGACGGTTCACCTGTCAGAATGTCCGCCCGGCACTGGCGTTTTGGACTACACAACCTTTATAGACTGCGTGCGCAACGTGAACCCGGAAATCCCGATCATGCTTGAACATCTGCCATCCGAGCAGGCCTATGACGACGCCTTTGTCTTCCTCCGCAGCCAAGTCTATGAAGCCACAAAAACGCACACCGAAGCATAA
- a CDS encoding AGE family epimerase/isomerase — protein MNNPKYDFQSAQHMAWLKGLARKHLDVFRRSLRPSGGFYTLDRAGTPLDETKQEIHYVTRMVHSYALGHLSGVSNCGDMIDQGMTYLWSTFRDHEHGGYFWSVDGAEPSDGRKLNYGHVFVLLAASSAKKAGHPDADRMIDDITDVLNTRFWESGPALFADEFTREWSAFSTYRGMNSNMHGTEALLNAYEATGDAAYLEKADHIIRFFLRQVAPKNNHRLPEHYTETWDPDWAYSENPMFRPAGTTPGHSFEMARLLLQYWDGTGRPDDGSVQLARAITDRAFDDAWCPDHGGIYYTLTPSGAPHIKDRYWWPTTEAIGVVAALLKVENDDVLKDWYHRLWAFCDAHFLDHAHGGWHPEIDAAGRPSETQFVGKPDVYHGLQAELFPQIPTIAMTQPDVFSNLLAE, from the coding sequence ATGAACAACCCGAAATACGACTTCCAATCCGCACAACACATGGCTTGGCTCAAGGGGCTCGCACGCAAACATCTCGATGTCTTCCGTCGCAGCCTTCGGCCAAGCGGCGGATTTTATACCCTCGACAGGGCTGGCACGCCCCTGGATGAGACCAAGCAGGAAATCCACTATGTGACCAGAATGGTGCATTCCTATGCGTTGGGGCATTTGTCCGGGGTGTCGAACTGCGGAGACATGATTGACCAGGGGATGACGTATCTCTGGTCGACATTCCGTGACCATGAACATGGCGGCTATTTTTGGTCTGTGGACGGCGCTGAACCATCCGATGGCCGTAAGCTGAACTATGGGCATGTGTTCGTTTTGCTGGCCGCAAGCAGTGCCAAAAAGGCCGGACATCCAGATGCGGACCGCATGATTGATGACATCACCGATGTTCTGAACACCCGGTTTTGGGAGTCTGGGCCTGCGCTTTTTGCAGATGAATTCACCCGTGAATGGTCCGCGTTTTCAACATATCGCGGCATGAACTCCAACATGCACGGAACAGAGGCGCTTTTGAACGCGTATGAGGCCACTGGTGATGCCGCATATCTAGAGAAAGCGGACCATATCATACGCTTTTTCCTGCGTCAGGTTGCCCCGAAAAACAACCATCGCCTGCCCGAACATTACACGGAAACCTGGGATCCCGATTGGGCCTATTCCGAGAACCCCATGTTTCGTCCCGCCGGAACAACGCCAGGTCATTCGTTTGAGATGGCGCGCCTTCTTTTACAATATTGGGACGGCACAGGGCGCCCGGATGACGGGTCGGTGCAACTGGCCCGTGCCATCACCGATCGCGCCTTTGATGATGCGTGGTGCCCGGACCACGGAGGGATCTACTATACGCTCACGCCATCCGGCGCACCGCATATCAAAGATCGCTACTGGTGGCCTACAACCGAGGCGATCGGAGTGGTCGCAGCGCTGCTCAAGGTCGAAAACGACGATGTGCTGAAAGACTGGTACCATCGGCTTTGGGCATTTTGTGACGCCCACTTTCTGGACCACGCACATGGCGGCTGGCACCCCGAGATCGACGCCGCAGGTCGCCCAAGCGAGACCCAGTTTGTCGGAAAGCCGGACGTCTACCACGGTCTGCAAGCCGAACTGTTCCCACAAATCCCGACAATTGCGATGACACAGCCCGACGTATTCAGCAACCTCCTCGCGGAGTAG
- a CDS encoding DUF1045 domain-containing protein, with translation MSIYKRFGIYVVPQGAFYDAGAAWLGWDSAAGRRRAQPQLPGLPETVERLTQTARKYGFHGTVKPPFRLAEGKSAAGLGEAVAAFCATQPSVTIPHIALHRLGRFLALVPATSCAALSDLAAATVQGLDGFRAPLDDAELARRRKSGLTDQQERLLSDWGYPYVMDQFRFHMTLTGPLAPAIAAPVEESLTAFFAPHLDQPLVIDSLALLGEAGDGSFHLLHRYTLSG, from the coding sequence ATGAGCATCTACAAAAGGTTCGGCATTTACGTGGTCCCGCAGGGCGCGTTCTATGACGCAGGCGCGGCGTGGCTCGGCTGGGACAGTGCGGCGGGGCGGCGCCGGGCGCAACCCCAACTGCCGGGCCTGCCCGAGACGGTGGAGCGGTTGACACAGACAGCCCGCAAATACGGGTTTCACGGGACCGTCAAACCCCCCTTCCGGCTTGCGGAGGGTAAATCTGCGGCCGGGCTTGGTGAGGCCGTCGCGGCATTTTGCGCGACGCAGCCATCCGTTACGATCCCGCATATCGCCCTGCACCGGCTTGGCCGGTTTCTGGCCCTCGTCCCGGCCACATCCTGCGCCGCGCTCTCCGATCTTGCGGCCGCGACTGTGCAAGGGCTCGACGGGTTTCGGGCACCGCTTGATGATGCGGAACTGGCCAGGCGTCGCAAATCCGGCCTGACCGATCAGCAGGAGCGTTTGCTTTCGGATTGGGGTTACCCCTATGTGATGGATCAGTTCCGCTTTCACATGACGCTGACAGGGCCGCTCGCCCCTGCAATCGCCGCGCCGGTCGAAGAGAGCCTGACAGCCTTTTTTGCCCCGCATCTCGACCAGCCGCTTGTCATCGACAGCCTCGCGCTGTTGGGTGAGGCCGGGGATGGGTCTTTTCACCTGCTGCATCGCTATACCCTCTCGGGGTAG